The Gammaproteobacteria bacterium genome includes the window GTCGGGGTCTACCGCAGTGGGGTAGGTTACGCGTTCCAGCAGCGGGATGTCGTTGTGCGAGTCGCTGTAAAACCAGCTTTCCTCCAGCGTGAGGCTGTGTTCGCGCAGCCACGCTTCAAGCCGGGTCACCTTGCCCTCACGGAAGCACGGCACGCCTGCCACTGCGCCGGTATAGCGGCCCTGTTTCAGTTCGGGCTCGGTTGCAAGCAGGGTGTCCACGCCGAGCCGCGCGGCTATGGGGCCGGTGATGAAGCTGTTGGTGGCCGTGATGATCAGCAGGGTGTGCTTCTGGCGGCGGTGATGCTCGATCAGCGCGCATGCCCCGGGCAGAATGACGGGCTCAATTTTCTCGTGCATGAACTGCTCGCGCCAGCGCTGCAGCGTCGCCATGTCGTGCGTTGCGAGGGGGTGCAGCTGAAATGCAAGAAAGTCCAGGATGTCGAGCGTACCGGCCTGATACTCCCGGTAGTAGCGCAGGTTTTCCCGCTGGTAGTGCTCGGCATCGACAATGCCGTGTTCCACCAGAAACTCTCCCCACAGGTAGTCGCTGTCGCCTGCGAGCAAGGTATTGTCCAGATCAAAGATGGCGAGACCCAAAACACTTCCTCCTTTAGTTGCGGCCATGCTACACGATATGGTTGCCGTGCGCAGGCGCCGTCGGAAAAATGCGCTGAACCCTTTTGCTAAATGTGCTATTTATGGAACAATGCAAATTGGACACGTTTTTGGTGATGCCATGCAAGCTATGGATTCGGATGGCTATCGGCCCAACGTCGGGATCATTCTGACCAACCACGAGAGCAGGCTGCTGTGGGCGCGGCGTATCGGCCAGAACGCCTGGCAATTCCCGCAGGGCGGCATCCATCATGACGAAACGCCCGAGCAGGCCATGTATCGCGAGCTTGAGGAAGAGGTCGGGCTTGGCGTAGACGATGTACGCATCATCGGCAACACGCGCGGCTGGCTGCGCTACGATCTGCCGTCTCATCTTGTGCGGCGTGAGCGTACTCCGCTCTACATAGGCCAGAAACAGATATGGTTCATGTTGCGCCTGCTGACGGAAGATACACGGGTGCGCCTCGATTTGACCCGCAAGCCGGAATTTGACCACTGGCGCTGGGTGGATTACTGGGCGCCTTTGACGGAAGTGATACAGTTCAAGCGCGAAGTCTATACCCAGGCGCTGCGCGAACTGGAACCGCTTTTACTGCAGGAGCCCAACACCCTCCAACCCGTCTCCACGCAACGGTAGCGCCATGCTCGAAACCCTGCGGCGCATCGTACAGGAAGTCAATGCGGCGAAGAATCTGGAGCAGGCGCTGTCCATCATCGTCACCCGTGTAAAGCAGGCCATGGGCGCGGACGTCTGCTCGGTGTACCTCACCGATTTCCACCGCAAGGAACATGTCCTGATGGCCAGCGACGGCCTTAACCCCGAAGCGGTGGGCGCGGTACGGCTTGCGCTTGAGGAAGGTCTGATCGGCGTGGTGAGCGCGCGGGAAGAACCGCTCAATCTCGACAATGCCCCCGACCATCCGCGTTACCGCTTTATCGCCGAAACCGGCGAAGAGCGCTACCACGGTTTTCTGGGCGTGCCGATCATCCATCATCGCCGGGTGCTGGGCGTGCTGGTAGTGCGCCAGCATGCGGCGCGCAAATTCGACGAAAACGAAGTCACCTTGCTCGTGACCATCGCGGCGCAGCTTGCGGGCGGCATCGCGCATGCCGAGGCGAGTGGCGGCATCAACGGTCTTGAGGGGCGGCATCCGGGCATACACCAGATAGAAGGCCTCCCCGGTGCGCCCGGAATTGCAGTCGGACGTGCCCTGGTGATTTACCCCCCCGCCGATCTGGACGCGATACCTGACCGCAAGGTAGAGGATATTGCAGCAGAGGTTGCCGTGTTTCGCAGTGCGGTCGCCCGGGTGGTTGCCGACATTGAGGCGCTCAGCGTAAGGCTGCGCGCAACGCTGCCGACGGAGGATCTTGCGCTGTTCGAGGTCTATCTGCACATGCTCGCGGGTGAAAGCCTGGTGGGCAAGACCGTCGATCGCATTGAGCATGGTAATTGGGCCGCCGGTGCGTTGCGCGACACTATCAACGAGCATGTGCGCGCCTTTAATGCGATGGGGGATGTCTACCTGAGCGAGCGTGCCAGCGATGTGCGCGATCTTGGGTTGCGCATCCTCGGCTATCTGCAAAGTGGTATGCAGGAGCCGCGCGAGTACCCGGAGCGCACGGTTATCGTAAGCGAAGAAGTTTCCGCCGCCATGATTGCAGAAGTGCCACATTCGCAGCTTGCGGGTGTGGTGTCTG containing:
- a CDS encoding HAD family hydrolase, producing the protein MGLAIFDLDNTLLAGDSDYLWGEFLVEHGIVDAEHYQRENLRYYREYQAGTLDILDFLAFQLHPLATHDMATLQRWREQFMHEKIEPVILPGACALIEHHRRQKHTLLIITATNSFITGPIAARLGVDTLLATEPELKQGRYTGAVAGVPCFREGKVTRLEAWLREHSLTLEESWFYSDSHNDIPLLERVTYPTAVDPDAQLAAHARANGWPAISLR
- a CDS encoding RNA pyrophosphohydrolase, encoding MDSDGYRPNVGIILTNHESRLLWARRIGQNAWQFPQGGIHHDETPEQAMYRELEEEVGLGVDDVRIIGNTRGWLRYDLPSHLVRRERTPLYIGQKQIWFMLRLLTEDTRVRLDLTRKPEFDHWRWVDYWAPLTEVIQFKREVYTQALRELEPLLLQEPNTLQPVSTQR